In a genomic window of Chloroflexota bacterium:
- a CDS encoding TRAP transporter large permease subunit: MKRKTNLQRYLVAALLLAGALIFYAPNRIGKAQDAGLGTIFGRVLDEQGVAVEGAEVSLLADRKIAVLHTTTQSDGSFALHLSAPNDPTEFDEAIYLHIERPHFSPAEIALESADLQQLNAGAAVEIPDITLARKISLAFWLATVIFISMLLLIATDKLHNTLAALVGASLVLIISYLGHPISENLYIFDFTDSLKYIDWNVIFLIMGMMIVVAVVENTGIFQWLAFFAYRASRGNVYILLAILMLIAGVASAFLDNVTTMLLMTPITIQIAISMGINPLAFLLPEVMASNVVGISTLIGTPTNILIGSYADISFSEFLTNLTPGVLMAFIGLIIYSLLIYKKELVAASEASPMLLEHLAERGRITQPEHLKKAGWVGLGMLLLFIFGEKIHLLPAVTALVGATTLMVWIKPDIEEMIEAVDWTTLVFFMALFMVVGAIQEVGLISYIAVFIGQLVGENLVLAMIAVTWLSAILSMVIANIPFTAAMLPVVGFLTTTVPGAESKVLFFCLSVGSAMGGNGSLIGASANMIASGIAERAGYSISYMYFLKKGLPALLITVGLAMLWLLIKF; this comes from the coding sequence ATGAAGCGGAAAACAAACTTGCAGCGTTATCTAGTTGCTGCGCTGCTACTGGCCGGGGCATTGATATTTTACGCGCCGAATCGCATCGGGAAAGCTCAGGACGCGGGTTTGGGCACTATTTTTGGCCGCGTACTGGACGAACAAGGGGTTGCGGTAGAAGGCGCAGAAGTTTCTCTGCTGGCCGACAGAAAAATCGCTGTGTTGCATACAACCACACAAAGCGATGGCAGTTTTGCGTTGCACTTGAGCGCGCCCAATGACCCCACGGAATTTGACGAAGCTATCTATTTGCATATTGAGCGCCCTCACTTTAGCCCGGCAGAAATCGCTCTTGAATCCGCAGACTTGCAACAATTGAACGCCGGGGCGGCAGTCGAAATTCCAGATATAACGCTGGCACGCAAAATCAGTCTGGCGTTTTGGCTCGCTACGGTGATCTTCATCAGCATGCTGCTACTCATCGCCACCGACAAATTGCACAACACGCTGGCCGCGCTGGTCGGCGCGTCGCTGGTGCTCATCATCAGCTATTTGGGGCATCCGATCTCGGAAAATCTGTATATTTTCGATTTCACCGACTCGCTCAAATATATCGACTGGAATGTGATCTTCCTGATCATGGGTATGATGATCGTGGTCGCTGTAGTGGAAAACACGGGTATTTTCCAATGGCTGGCCTTTTTTGCCTACCGTGCTTCGCGGGGCAATGTGTATATTTTGCTCGCCATTCTCATGCTCATCGCCGGGGTGGCTTCGGCCTTCCTCGATAACGTCACCACCATGCTGCTGATGACCCCCATCACCATTCAGATCGCCATTTCGATGGGCATCAATCCGCTGGCCTTTTTGCTCCCCGAAGTCATGGCTTCCAACGTCGTTGGCATCAGTACGCTCATCGGCACGCCTACCAATATTCTCATTGGCTCGTATGCCGATATTTCTTTTAGTGAATTTTTAACCAATCTCACCCCCGGCGTATTGATGGCTTTCATCGGGCTGATTATATACAGCCTGCTGATCTACAAAAAAGAGTTGGTCGCTGCCAGCGAAGCTTCGCCTATGCTCTTAGAGCATCTTGCCGAGCGGGGACGCATCACCCAGCCGGAACACCTGAAAAAAGCGGGGTGGGTCGGTTTGGGGATGTTGCTGCTATTCATCTTTGGCGAGAAAATTCACCTGCTCCCCGCGGTGACGGCGCTTGTTGGCGCGACAACGCTCATGGTATGGATCAAACCCGATATCGAAGAAATGATCGAAGCCGTAGACTGGACGACGCTGGTATTCTTCATGGCCCTGTTCATGGTTGTGGGCGCCATTCAAGAAGTCGGCCTGATTAGCTATATTGCCGTATTCATTGGGCAGCTGGTGGGCGAAAATCTTGTATTGGCGATGATTGCAGTCACCTGGTTGAGCGCCATCCTTTCGATGGTGATCGCCAATATCCCCTTTACGGCAGCCATGCTGCCCGTGGTTGGGTTTCTCACCACAACCGTTCCTGGCGCAGAGAGCAAAGTACTGTTTTTCTGTCTCTCGGTGGGTTCGGCAATGGGTGGCAACGGCTCGTTAATTGGTGCTTCAGCCAATATGATTGCATCAGGCATCGCCGAGCGCGCCGGATACTCGATCAGTTATATGTATTTCCTTAAAAAAGGACTTCCCGCCTTGCTGATCACCGTCGGCCTGGCGATGTTGTGGTTGTTGATTAAGTTCTAA
- a CDS encoding CBS domain-containing protein has product MTTTALIVILHEPKLLSKLLRAWNRANVPGVTILPSMGGFQAQKQVRRGGLGSLLNMFTPDEPGQRTLLSLIDDPETLERAISEADRVVKGFDSPRSGVLFTMPIDNVMGLQKWRHTPPTQEIEEPEQKEPSNLLKWFYEDVKETYGRDALSDRSSQRQLQVGEIIHTLDLDPIIVRVDTPIGEILPRMLENSTVSMACVVNTEQRLMGIIPIATLAEVLLAPIVPEAFVDESDGYNKALQYSAPNINLLAADIMDEPVYAHTTADLAETYQRMKEHNLSELPVVDPFYHVMGHITLLEILARL; this is encoded by the coding sequence ATGACTACCACAGCACTCATCGTTATTTTACACGAACCCAAATTACTCTCGAAACTCTTACGCGCCTGGAACCGTGCCAATGTCCCCGGTGTGACGATTTTACCCAGCATGGGTGGATTCCAGGCTCAGAAACAAGTGCGCCGCGGCGGATTGGGCAGCCTGCTGAATATGTTCACCCCGGACGAACCCGGTCAGCGCACCCTGCTCAGCCTGATTGATGATCCTGAAACTTTGGAACGCGCCATCTCCGAAGCCGACCGCGTGGTCAAGGGCTTTGATAGCCCGCGCAGCGGCGTTCTCTTCACTATGCCCATTGATAACGTCATGGGCCTGCAAAAATGGCGGCATACGCCCCCCACCCAAGAGATTGAAGAACCTGAACAAAAAGAACCCTCCAATTTGTTGAAATGGTTCTACGAAGATGTCAAGGAAACCTACGGGCGTGATGCCCTCTCTGATAGGAGCAGCCAACGTCAATTGCAGGTCGGCGAAATCATTCACACCCTCGATCTGGACCCTATCATCGTGCGTGTGGATACGCCCATCGGTGAAATCCTGCCCCGAATGCTTGAAAATTCTACGGTTTCTATGGCCTGCGTGGTCAACACCGAGCAACGGCTTATGGGCATTATCCCCATCGCCACCCTTGCCGAAGTATTGCTCGCCCCAATTGTCCCCGAAGCCTTTGTGGATGAATCCGACGGTTATAACAAAGCGTTGCAATACTCCGCCCCCAATATCAATTTGCTCGCCGCCGACATTATGGACGAGCCGGTTTACGCTCACACCACTGCCGATCTGGCTGAAACCTATCAGCGCATGAAAGAACACAATCTTAGTGAGTTGCCCGTGGTTGATCCGTTTTATCATGTCATGGGCCACATCACCCTGCTCGAAATTTTGGCAAGGCTTTGA
- a CDS encoding universal stress protein, with product MSEKNIRSIICAVYGKPSSRATVTRAINLALEHNAKLTFVHAINAEFLKSSGPSMMPLKTVYKQLHDMGNFAMLMLIDRAERRGVSQAAYLVREGDVQAQLHKAVLELRPDLLVIGEPTTALGEAAFKSQSLKEFIQQLQDALHIQVEIVEPE from the coding sequence ATGTCCGAAAAAAACATTCGATCTATCATCTGTGCCGTGTACGGCAAACCCAGCAGCCGCGCCACCGTCACCCGTGCTATTAATCTGGCGCTGGAGCACAACGCCAAACTGACCTTTGTACACGCCATCAACGCCGAATTTTTAAAATCATCCGGCCCGTCAATGATGCCCCTGAAAACCGTTTACAAACAGCTACACGATATGGGCAATTTTGCCATGCTGATGCTGATTGACCGCGCCGAACGCCGCGGTGTTTCGCAAGCTGCCTACCTGGTGCGCGAAGGTGATGTGCAAGCACAACTCCACAAAGCTGTTTTGGAACTGCGTCCAGATTTGCTGGTCATCGGCGAACCCACCACGGCTTTGGGCGAAGCGGCTTTCAAAAGCCAAAGCCTGAAAGAATTTATCCAACAGCTACAAGACGCTCTGCATATTCAAGTCGAAATCGTCGAACCCGAATGA